From a region of the Etheostoma cragini isolate CJK2018 chromosome 22, CSU_Ecrag_1.0, whole genome shotgun sequence genome:
- the LOC117937667 gene encoding TLC domain-containing protein 4-B-like: protein MDPFSQLILTISVTSFFTFQWLFHKVSPWMSVRVSPSFLSLSDKQKVEWNSRTVSTFHALLVGIFCLYILFFDDAVNEDPVWGDPTLVKTNVAITTGYLISDLLLIFFYWKAIGDKFFVVHHLAALYAYYYVLGEGMLPYFANFRLLAEFSTPCVNQRWFFEVLGYPKSSRPNMANGVAMAVVFFMVRIAVMPVYYIRMYAVYGTEAFYLVPWGGRVAWIGSSICLDIMNIMWMHKIARGCYKVLRSARQSKAGAPQENGKTD from the exons ATGGACCCATTCAGCCAGCTTATTCTCACCATCTCGGTGACCAGTTTCTTCACCTTCCAGTGGCTCTTCCACAAAGTCAGCCCCTGGATGTCCGTTCGCGTCAGCCCCAGCTTCCTCAGTCTCAGTGACAAGCAGAAGGTGGAATGGAACTCAAG GACGGTGTCAACGTTTCATGCACTGTTGGTGGGGATCTTCTGTCTCTACATCTTGTTCTTTGATGATGCCGTCAATGAAGACCCAGTCTG GGGAGATCCTACGCTGGTGAAGACTAATGTTGCCATCACAACAGGCTACCTCATATCGG ATCTGCTGCTAATATTTTTCTATTGGAAGGCGATAGGCGACAAGTTTTTTGTAGTTCACCATCTGGCAGCGTTGTATGCTTACTACTATGTACTG GGCGAAGGAATGTTGCCTTATTTTGCTAACTTCCGTCTGCTTGCTGAGTTTTCTACACCGTGTGTGAACCAGCG ctggTTCTTTGAGGTACTAGGTTATCCTAAATCGTCCCGGCCAAACATGGCAAATGGTGTTGCCATGGCAGTAGTCTTTTTCATGGTCCGCATCGCCGTCATGCCAGTCTACTACATTCGTATGTATGCGGTCTACGGCACTGAGGCCTTCTACCTGGTGCCCTGGGGTGGCCGTGTAGCCTGGATAGGTTCCAGTATCTGCTTGGACATTATGAACATTATGTGGATGCATAAGATCGCCCGCGGCTGCTACAAGGTGCTGCGCTCTGCACGCCAGAGCAAAGCCGGCGCACCTCAAGAGAATGGGAAGACGGATTAA